The Mucilaginibacter gracilis genomic interval TTTTTACGTAATTGTGTCTGCATACCAGTGGAGATATCCGTAGCATGTACGCGATGGCCTTTTTCGGCGAAAAAGGTAGCGTCTTCACCGGTGCCGCTGTTTAACTCCAGTATATTGCTGTTGGGTTTTAAATAATTTAATACACGTGCCCTAACGCGTTCACGCTTGTAGGTAACAATGGTGTTGCCGGCATATATCTCATCAAAAACGCGCGATTGCCTGCTAAAGGCCTCGGCTGTGGCCTGCTCGTTAAGATTGCTGGTAATAGCTGTCATGATATTGCCCTTTCGGTATAACGCAACTTTAGCTTCTCCATAAAAGTAACCGGTGTATAATATAAAATGGATAGTGCTTTTTTAATGGTATTAGCGCTGGTGTTTAAAGGTTGGGTAAACAATTTGGCAATACTATCTTTGGCCAAATGCTTGTGGTAATTTTGGTGTACATAACGGTGCAACTGCTTGTAAAATGCCGGCGGATAAGTATTGTTGAACATTAAAGCCATTTCGTCGCTATCCGTCCAGTTGGTTTTATGCTGCATGGCGGCTTTTACTTTTTGGTAAAAAACTGTGCCTGGCAGCGGATATGATACCGATATACCGATTTCAAAAGGAAGCAAATCATTAATCATTTTTATTGTTTTATCAATATCGGTCTTGGTTTCGCCCAGGTAACCAAACTGAATAAAGAAGGATGGTTTAATGTGATGCTTTTTTAAAAGTTGAGTTGCACGGTATATCTGCTCAATGGTTGTGCCTTTATCCATAGCATCAAGTATTGCCTGTGATCCGCTTTCGGCGCCAATCCACGCATTTTCGCATCCTGATGCTGCCAGTGCGCTAATCTGGTCATCCTGTAAAAGCAGATCGGCACGGGTTTGAATTTTGTATTTAAAGTTTAAGTTAGCCTTTTTTACTAATTGTGCAAATTCAATTAGCCAACCGGGTTTTAAGCCAAATATATCATCGCAGAACCAAATATGGTCCATATTGAATTGTTTTTTCAGCATCACTAACTCAGCAACCACATTTTGCGGACTGCGCGAATTATACCTGCTGCCGTAAATAGGCTTAGCGCACCAGTTGCATTTAAACGGACAACCACGGGTAGTGGTGATGTTTAACGAAAAATAACCTTTGCTTTTTAACCACATTTCCCGGTATGCTTCAATATTAATCAAGTCCCAGGCGGGTAGCGGCAGTTGATCAAGGTCTTTCAGTACAGCCCGGCCCGGAGTTTTTTTTACTAGTCCGTTTTGTAAGAAAGCTAAACCTGTTATCGCTTCGTAGTTATCGTTTCTGTTTTTGATGCTATCAATTAATTCTGATAAAGTAGCTTCGGCTTCACCTATCAAAATAAAATCGGCACCATGCTGCAGGTATTCCTCGTAACGATCAGTAGAATCTGAATTGGAAACGATTACCGTACAGCCATTAGCCTTTGCTAATTTACACATCTCAAAAGCTGCCTCGCGCATATTAGTGAGGCACATTTTGGTAAGGTAGTTAAACCCATCGTCATAGATAACAAAAAAACGGGGAGCATGCTTTTGCAATGGCTGCAAAATTTCGGTGGCCTTTTTTGAAAACATGGTGTCGAATACTTCCACATCAAAGCCCTTATCCCGCATAACGGCTGCTGCATATAATGTTCCTAATGGCGGATAGGGCTGGCCCTGCGCCCATTGTTTGGGGTCAAAACGTAAAAAGTACGAATGGGTGAAAAGAATGTTATTCATATCCATTAATCTTAAAATCCCTGGATCTCGGGTTGGCGGTATTTCCAAACCTTTTGTAATAGCTTAATCTCGTATGGGTAATCAAACAAGTTGGCTTTGTATCTCAATCCGGCCATTAATTTAATGGCCTTTCTTTTAAGTAAGCTTAAGCGGATATCCGTAACCGTTGGGTATAAGCCATTCAATACGGTCTCAAAATTTCTAATCTTGTCTATCATATCAGCTGTTAACCACGGTGTAAGCGGGTTTTTTCGCAAATCAAAGCTTTCCCATGCCGGGCTTATCCAGTCTTCCAGTTTTTCTGGGAAGGCAAACCCGCTTTTAATTACTTCCTCAAACATTTCCGATCCCTCGGTAGGCACCGGGCTGTAAGTATAGATAACAATTTCGGTATTTGGGTTGGCATGCTTTACCTGTTTAATAAAATTGATGTCGAAATCAATCTGTTCCTGTACCTCGGCCTGTGTTGGGGCAGGCGTGCCAAGTACAAACGAATATTCGGGAATGATATCAAACTTTTTCATGCGCTCGGCAAAACGGATAATCTGCTCTCCGGTTTGCGTACCGCCTTTATCCATTTGCGCCAGTACTTTATCGTTACCACTTTCGGCGCCGAAGAAAATAATCTTGCAGCCTGCTTCACGGATGGCAGCAAGCGAGGCATCTTTAAATTTATCCATGGTATCAATACGCGCCATTCCCCACCAGGTCATGTTATCATTTTTTACCATGCCTGAGAAATCAACTACGCGTTTTTCTGATACAAAAAAGTTATTGTCGTGAAATTCGATAGCATCGGCACCCCATTTTTCTTTGATGTATTTTACATCGTTATATACCGTAATGGCCGATTTGGCTTTCCAGCGAGCCTCATAAATAGGCACCACAGCGCAGAAAGAACAGGTAAACGGGCAGCCGATGCTGGAATGATACGCAAAGGTTCTGTCGCCCAAAAAGGTTTTGCCCAGGTACTTTTCCATCGGGTAAAACCGGTTGAGCTGATGATAGGGGAGCGGTGGTAGCGAATCCTGATCTATCAGATCTTCTTTAGCCGTTTTTACTATTTTTCCGTTTGTTTTATAAATCAGGTTCTTTAAAAATTCATAGGGCTCAAATCTTTCTAAGGCATCAAGTAACTTGGGGAAGCAATTATCGCCGGGGCCATTCACAATAAAGTCTACATAGCCAGAATCTAAAACAACTTTGGAATGGTTTGAAGGGAAGTATCCGCCCCAAATCATAGTGGTGTTTTTAAACTGCTCTTTAACCGCCTTGGCTATCGGGATGGCCTGCCTTAGTTGCGGGCCGGGCATTACGGTAAAACCCAGGTATTTGAATTGGCCGGTAGCCAAATAATCCAGAATGGTTTGCTGCGGATTGGTTTCTCGGTTACCGTCTACAATTACCCATTCGTACCGGTTCTCTATCGAGGCGGCAATATTTAGAATAGAGTTTGGGATACGAAAAGTATTGTTGGCGCTTCGTGGATTAAATAATAAAACCTTGTTCATGCGGATTAGATATTCAATAATCGTGTTTAACAAATACGCTTGCACCTTAGCATCCGTTGCCTGTGTTGTAAATAATTAGTGATTGGCAACCCTGATTCAAAACCAAGCGTATTGTTTGTAAAGAACACAAGCCGTGATACAAACCATCAAAAATTTAATCAAATACCAGTCGGTTAGCATACCGGATAAAGCAGCCGATGAAGCGTACAACCTTTGGGCCGAGAATTATGATGACCAGCCTGATAACCTCATGTTTTATTTGGATCAGCTTGTTTTTAACGAGTTTATGCCCGATATTGAATTACGCGGAAAAGTAATTGCTGATATGGGTTGTGGCACCGGCAGGCACTGGCCTTTTTTATTTCAAAATAAGCCGGCAAAATTAACGGGTTATGATATATCTGAAGGAATGCTGAAACGTTTAAAACTCAAGTTTCCGGATGCTAATACGGTTAAAATAACCGATAGTATTTTAAGCAATGTGGAAGATGCTACGCACAATTTTGTACTCTCCACATTAACGGTGGCCCACATCCAAAACATTGAAGAAGCATTGCAGGAATGGGCGCGTATTTTAAAACCCGGCGGTGATATGATCATCACTGATTTTCATCCCAAAGCATTGGCGGCAGGTGGTAAGCGTACCTTTGAATACCATAACGAACATATCCCGATTGTGAATTATGTACATGATACCGAATTAATTAAAAGAATTTTGCTGGATAATGGCCTTATACTGGTTAACGAGGTAGAAAAAGTAATTGATAACACTGTAATGCATTATTATATTAAGCAAAATGCCATTCACGTATATCAAAAATTTAGGGGGATGCCGATGATTTACGGCTTGCATTTTAAAAAATTGTAATGGTTTTAAACGGGGTAAAATTGGCTGGTTTTGAAGGTGCATTTAACATCCGGATAACGGGCGGGTTAATAGCTTCGGTTACCAAAGAAACTATTGAAACAGAAGCTGATACTATTAGGCTGAACCTCAAAAATACCCGGGCCTTTCCGGGATTAACCAATTCGCACGATCATCTGGAGTTTAATTTGTTTCCGCAGTTAGGCGATAAGATTTATGCCAATTACGTGGAATGGGGCAAATATATTCATCGGCATTATAAAAAAGAGATCGATGAAGTTTTGAATATTCCTATTGGTTTACGTGCCAGATGGGGTGTTTATAAAAACCTGCTTTGCGGTGTAACCACAGTTGTAAATCATGGGCCTGATTTTAATATCCCGGATGCGCCAATTACGGTTTTTAACCACTGTGAAACGCTCCACTCGGTTAAACTACAACAAAACTGGAGGCTCCGGTTAAATAATCCATTAAAAATAAGCACACCTGCAGTAATGCA includes:
- a CDS encoding class I SAM-dependent methyltransferase, with the translated sequence MIQTIKNLIKYQSVSIPDKAADEAYNLWAENYDDQPDNLMFYLDQLVFNEFMPDIELRGKVIADMGCGTGRHWPFLFQNKPAKLTGYDISEGMLKRLKLKFPDANTVKITDSILSNVEDATHNFVLSTLTVAHIQNIEEALQEWARILKPGGDMIITDFHPKALAAGGKRTFEYHNEHIPIVNYVHDTELIKRILLDNGLILVNEVEKVIDNTVMHYYIKQNAIHVYQKFRGMPMIYGLHFKKL
- a CDS encoding B12-binding domain-containing radical SAM protein; translated protein: MNNILFTHSYFLRFDPKQWAQGQPYPPLGTLYAAAVMRDKGFDVEVFDTMFSKKATEILQPLQKHAPRFFVIYDDGFNYLTKMCLTNMREAAFEMCKLAKANGCTVIVSNSDSTDRYEEYLQHGADFILIGEAEATLSELIDSIKNRNDNYEAITGLAFLQNGLVKKTPGRAVLKDLDQLPLPAWDLINIEAYREMWLKSKGYFSLNITTTRGCPFKCNWCAKPIYGSRYNSRSPQNVVAELVMLKKQFNMDHIWFCDDIFGLKPGWLIEFAQLVKKANLNFKYKIQTRADLLLQDDQISALAASGCENAWIGAESGSQAILDAMDKGTTIEQIYRATQLLKKHHIKPSFFIQFGYLGETKTDIDKTIKMINDLLPFEIGISVSYPLPGTVFYQKVKAAMQHKTNWTDSDEMALMFNNTYPPAFYKQLHRYVHQNYHKHLAKDSIAKLFTQPLNTSANTIKKALSILYYTPVTFMEKLKLRYTERAIS
- a CDS encoding B12-binding domain-containing radical SAM protein, yielding MNKVLLFNPRSANNTFRIPNSILNIAASIENRYEWVIVDGNRETNPQQTILDYLATGQFKYLGFTVMPGPQLRQAIPIAKAVKEQFKNTTMIWGGYFPSNHSKVVLDSGYVDFIVNGPGDNCFPKLLDALERFEPYEFLKNLIYKTNGKIVKTAKEDLIDQDSLPPLPYHQLNRFYPMEKYLGKTFLGDRTFAYHSSIGCPFTCSFCAVVPIYEARWKAKSAITVYNDVKYIKEKWGADAIEFHDNNFFVSEKRVVDFSGMVKNDNMTWWGMARIDTMDKFKDASLAAIREAGCKIIFFGAESGNDKVLAQMDKGGTQTGEQIIRFAERMKKFDIIPEYSFVLGTPAPTQAEVQEQIDFDINFIKQVKHANPNTEIVIYTYSPVPTEGSEMFEEVIKSGFAFPEKLEDWISPAWESFDLRKNPLTPWLTADMIDKIRNFETVLNGLYPTVTDIRLSLLKRKAIKLMAGLRYKANLFDYPYEIKLLQKVWKYRQPEIQGF